One region of Astyanax mexicanus isolate ESR-SI-001 chromosome 15, AstMex3_surface, whole genome shotgun sequence genomic DNA includes:
- the LOC103039244 gene encoding cytochrome c oxidase assembly protein COX11, mitochondrial — MLLSFAIRKCCAKHCVQLAKNLNVRGLATSSSQLFGRRTSQRFVNQTRGAKTNRKKTQNQEDDWKQRNKTALTYIAAAGVGMIGLTYASVPLYRLYCQATGLGGTAIAGHDGELVETMKPVKDRVIKVTFNADTHASLQWNFRPQQSEIYVVPGETALAFYKARNPTDKPVIGISTYSIVPFDAGQYFNKIQCFCFEEQRLNPYEEVDMPVFFYIDPEFDEDPRMAWVDSITLSYTFFEAKDGQKLPLPGYS, encoded by the exons ATGCTTCTTTCTTTTGCCATCCGTAAATGCTGTGCAAAACACTGTGTACAGCTAGCTAAAAACCTGAATGTTCGAGGACTAGCCACCTCCAGCAGCCAGCTCTTTGGCAGGAGAACATCTCAGCGTTTTGTTAACCAGACAAGAGGAGCTAAaaccaacagaaaaaaaacacaaaaccaagaAGATGATTGGAAACAGAGGAATAAGACTGCCCTCACATATATCGCAGCAGCCGGGGTTGGAATGATTGGCTTGACATATGCTTCAGTGCCACTCTACAGACTATACTGCCAG GCAACTGGACTGGGTGGCACAGCAATCGCAGGACATGATGGAGAATTAGTGGAGACCATGAAGCCGGTTAAGGACCGCGTTATAAAAGTCACCTTCAATGCTGACACACATGCCAGCCTCCAGTGGAACTTTCGCCCTCAGCAGTCAGAGATCTAT GTTGTGCCAGGAGAAACTGCTTTAGCATTTTACAAAGCACGAAATCCCACAGACAAACCGGTTATAGGAATATCTACCTACAGTATTGTGCCGTTTGATGCTGGGCAGTACTTCAACAAAATTCAG TGCTTCTGCTTTGAGGAACAGAGGTTAAACCCTTACGAAGAGGTGGACATGCCTGTGTTCTTTTACATCGACCCAGAGTTTGATGAGGACCCTAGAATGGCCTGGGTGGACTCAATCACACTTTCCTATACTTTTTTCGAAGCCAAAGATGGACAGAAATTACCGCTTCCTGGATACAGCTAA